The Lolium rigidum isolate FL_2022 chromosome 1, APGP_CSIRO_Lrig_0.1, whole genome shotgun sequence region TTCTTtccatttttctctttttttttattagtTCGGATTCTGCACAAAcagtttctgtttttcttttctgcTTTGCAATGGCAGCCATAGATCTGTACAACACCCGCAACCAGTTCagctcctcgtcatcgtcatcctcctcggaTCAGGAGCTCATGAAAGCGCTCGAACCTTTTATCAAGAGCGCTTCTtcccccaccacctccacctccgcctcctccccgtTTTCCTACTACAATTCCTCTCCGTCACTGCCCCAAGAATCCTACTACTTCCCTGCTGCATCATCCTCCCCCTCTTACAGTTACACCACGCTTCAAGCTCCGTTtgcttcctccgccaccaccaccacatccttCTCCCAGCTCCCGCCTCTGCCGCCCGTTTCGCAGTACAACACCTCGTCGGCGGCGACGTACCCGTCGTCGAGTGACATGGTGGGGCTGACCAGCCTGGGCCAAGAACAGATCCATCAGATCCAGGCGCAGCTCTTCTtccagcaccagcagcagcagaggGGGCTGTCGCTGTCGGCGTCCCTGCTCGGCCCGCGGGCGCAGCCCATGAAGCAGGCCGGGACGCCGTCGACGGCCGCCGGGACGCACTACCGCGGCGTGCGGCAGCGTCACTGGGGCAAGTGGGTGGCGGAGATCCGCCTCCCCAAGAACCGGACGCggctgtggctcggcaccttcgacaccgcCCAGGACGCCGCGCTCGCCTACGACAAGGCGGCCTTCCGCCTCCGCGGCGACGCCGCGCGCCTCAACTTCCCTAACCTCCGCCGCGGCGGCGCGCACCTCGCCGGCCCGCTACACTCCTCCGTCGACGCCAAGCTCGACTCCATCTGCAACAACATCGCCGCCGCGCCGTCCAAGCCGTCGTCAACAaaaaccgccgccgccccggactCGCCAAAGCACTCGACATCGACGTCGTCGACGGAGGGAGACGGGTCAGTGTTCTCCGCCGGCTCGACACCCCTCCCTCCGCCGTCGCAGCAgccagccgcgccgccgctccccgAGATGGCCAACCTGGACTTCTCGGAGGCGCCGTGGGACGAGTCCGACGCCTTCCACCACCTCCACAAGTGCCCGTCGTGGGAGATCGACTGGGACGCCATCCTCTCGTGACCCGATCGCGTAGCAAACGGAATGCTCCACTGATTAATTGATTAAGCTGTGTAATTAGTGCCGCAGTGGCCGAGGCTCGATGGAATATTagacatcggccgccgcccctgcgGTTAGGGTTTAAGgagttcgtcttcctcgtcgtagCAGTCGTTAAGGAGGGTTTAAGCTTAAGTTTACTTAGCTACTTTGTCGCCATTAGTGACCTCCTGGGTGCTTTGCCCGTTGTTTTTTCTCGCGGCAAAGCCCAGTTGAGGGTGTAATGTGTAATGTAACTCTTCGTTACTACTGTACTACTGAAATTTAAATTTTATTGCTAGCTCTTGTGAGTTTGTGATCTAATATTTTGCTATTTGTACAACTATAGTAGAGTGTATATTTTTGGATTATGTTTCATGGGCATATTCTTCACTAACCAGTACAGCCTTCTGTTGTTCCTTTCTGCCCTGTGATTGCTCCTATCAAATCCAAATATTTCTTTGTACATAGTAATGAAGTCTCTGTCTGATCGAATCCCCAAATTAATACATTTTCAGTAAAGAGTACTTTTATGGTACCGTGAAAAACTCATAGTAAATCAAAGGTTCCAAGTTCCTAAACGTTGATTATATATACATACATCAAAATCAAAATCGATAGAACAATACATTCTtagtacctccatcccaaagtttaaggtttatattatttttagaaattcaaactatgtcaagtttgactaagtttttaccaaaaatcattaacatgcaaaatacaaaattaatatcattagacaaataatgaaatatattttcgtatcgtatctacaaaatattatatttattgatagattgttctaaaaaaattgatcaaactttacttggtttgacttttaaaaAAATAAGACttaaattttgggatggaggtagtacttttTGTGAAGGGCTTGGGTTATGTGAAACTTATGAGCTCCACCCGAGACGAACTCTAGGCCGGCATTCAAAGCTCACACATGAATACTATTTCGTTGAACGGATTAGGAATCATGTGAATAATTTTCATTCGTAGACTCAGCTGGAAGGTATTACCTCACAGGAGCTTCTTAAGCATTGATGCATTGGAATGCGCTAAAAAGAGCGAAAGAAATATTGGGGAGAAAGCATGCTGTGTCAAAAGTAGTATCCTTCTCTTGCAAGTCAATCTTTACAAGAAAACACGTTATTGTGTTCAAGTTAGAGTTGTGTGCATGAATACTTCACAGTCACTCAAGCACCCTGTAAAAAGGCTTATTTCAAGGTGCTCATATTCCAAGTTAGAAAAAAATCAGAAGCATCCTCTCCATGACTCCATCTGGATTGCTCTGCTGAGTGGCCTATCCCGTGAAAGGGACATCAAGATCAAGATCGTATCATCCTTAATGAGAGGCAGAATAATTCTGAATAAAAAAACCATCCACTATATGCGTATGATGCGTGTAATGGATCTGCTTATCCAAGTGGCCTTGTGGAGGTGTGAAACGTAGGAGGAAATAAGCGAGGAATGAATGTGTATATTAGCACTACTATATGCGGTGTGAGAATATGTTCTTGTTCTCCCTTGGCTGCTAAGATTTCTGCTCCTTGGCTTTTCACACTGGTTTCCTTTGAACAATGGCAACTGCTGCTGTCATACTCCTTACTCTAAAATGCCAAGCACATTAGCTGGCTTGCTCATAAGATGTTTCTACATTTCAGGATGACTTGCAAACTAGTAGGATGCAAGTGGACAGAGATCAACAGGNNNNNNNNNNNNNNNNNNNNNNNNNNNNNNNNNNNNNNNNNNNNNNNNNNNNNNNNNNNNNNNNNNNNNNNNNNNNNNNNNNNNNNNNNNNNNNNNNNNNCAGACAATTTGGTGGTTCAGTACTCTCTAAATTGGTACTCCACTTCTACTAGCATGCAAGTCATTATCATTTTGTTATGGAGAAATAGAAAACCAGATTGGTACAAATCTAATCTTTTTTAAATAAGGCAAAAGATTTccattttcattaatagagaagaaCGTTTAGAAACGACAAATGCCTAGGACAAGCCATGGGACTTTTAGGGGAGCCTACTCTCAGAACTACATTGCCCACAAATTTAACACCAACTACAGTCCAATATCTTACCTCGTCTTTGATCTTCTTGATAACAATGGTCACGGGGGAGGAGTGGTGGCGGAAAACTCTAGAGTTGAACTCCTTCCAAATCTCTTAAAAGACAAGTATGATCATAGAAGCCATAGCTTTTCTATCTGGAGAGCAATTTTTGTCCACCACTCATCAATAGAAGGCTCATTTTCTCAAGACGCGACCGACATGTTGATTCCACACCAAGCAATGATCTCCTTCCATATCCAGGTGGTGAACCTACACTTGTAGAGTAGGTGCGCCACCGATTCTTGAACTTAGTTACATAGTGGACAATTTTTACAATTTTGCCATCCTCTTTTTTTGAATTCTATCGGCCGTGCAAATTCTATTTTGCATCACTAACCAAGCAAACACTTTGCACTTCGGGGGAGCCCACACCTTCCAAACCGAGGCATTAATGGTTGTTAGAATAATCTCTTCAAATTGCATTttgtaggccgaggaagaggaaTATTTTTCATCCTTTGTGAACTTCCAAAGGATGGAGTCGGGGACTTCATCGTCGAGGTGAACATTAGCGAGCAACTCCCATAGGGTGGCGAATTCATGGATGTGGACCACGTCAAGGCCTAGTTGAAGATTTATTTGTTTGACCCAAAAATTGAGGTCAAGAGCCTTCTTAAccgtgcaattattttgctttgaTCAATCAAAAATCTTGGGAGCAATGTACATCTGTTGCATCCCTCCTAACCAAGATGAGTGCCAATACTTGGGCTTTACTCCATTTCCAACCGTGACCACATCGGCCACAACGAAAAAAATTCTATCTTGCTCATTGCATGGGTTCCCTAGGCCAATTCATTTTTTGGTGTCATCAACCCACTCAAGTCATAGCCATCTAAACCTTAGGGAGCTGAAAAAAATTTCTAGATGCAAAATTCCAAGCCCACCAAGCTTGGTAGGACGACACACTTTGTCCCAATTAACCTTGCAATTTCCTTTGGTAACTTTGTCATAACCTGCCACAAGCAGACTCATAGTCATCAACCCACTCAAGTCATAGCCATCTGAACCTTAGGGAGCTGACAATTTTTTCTAGATGCAAAATTCCAAGCCCACCAAGCTTTGTAGGACGACACACTTTGTCCCAATTAACCTTGCACTTTTCTTCAGTAACTTTGTCATAACCTGCCACAAGCAGACTCGTAAAAGCGCAATGGTTCTTTTAATAACCTCTATAGGTAAATCAATGGAGGTACTATGCTTGATAGCTTGGAGTGTGAGGCGGTGCAGACCAAAACTCTCCGGCCAGTCATATCGACATTTTTCTAATTTCTGAAGGCAAACTTGCCACCGACTTTATTTTCGAAGTGTTGAAGGTCCGCTCTCTTAAGATACTCAAAGGGAGTGCCAAATAGCAGATCGGGAAAGTGGTGCCTGTAGCTGGGAAGAATTGGAGAACGTCGTCAAGATCAATATCCTCGCATCGGACGAGCGCCACAAGACTCTCTTTTTTTGGCAGTTTGTGCTTAAAACGGTCACGTTTCCAAAGTACAGATATGATCTTGATGTTTGTAACATAGAAAGTAAAATGTTATCTCTAAGTTTCCAGAAAATAAGAAAACAATCATTACGATAATGTATATGTACTAAATTTTAGTAAAACAGTATGATCTCTGTAGAAGATAGGTTTTATTTCCCCCGACCTCCCACCATGAAAGCACGCAGCAAACACTTGTGACAGAGCCAAAATAAGCACTGGTGGATGCTTGGATTTCAAATACCTGCATTTGGATCGATGGGGATTTAGATCCAACATTTCAGAGATCTCCTTTCAACGAATCGCGCAGGAATATGTGACTCGGAGAGACAAACCCAGGACAGAACAGATGCTCGCTCCGGTTTGCAGCACTGCGGCTTGAGTCCAGAAAAACTTGTTACTTAATCTGCTCAGAAGATACGGGCGGATTTGATGGCAGGAAAAGGTCTCGTGTAGCATACGATTCCTTTGAGAGATCGGCAGGATCTGCATTTCGGCAGAGTTAAAGAACGGAAGAAAACGCCGAGCAGATGTACGAGGTTTGGACTTTGGAGCACCTGTAAATTGCGAAGCTGCAGCTGAGCATGTGTATTGCCATAAGATCCATCAGGTTTTTCGGACAATGCTGTCAGTAAAACTTAGAAATGCACCGTTTGTCCTAAAACTTCCAAACCTTCCAAAACAAAGCTTCAAGTTATGAAACCCTTCTCTTTGGCTGATCCACTAACTTCAGCAGTTTTCGTTCTTTTGGCATCAACGTGAAGACTGTTCATCAGCATGGTTGTCACACAAATATGAGGTGCATTTCCGCTAGTAGTGGGAGCATGGGAAGAAATTGGTAAAAGAGAGATTATGGCAGGTTGGTCCATGCTATTTATATGATTTAATTCTTGTCGAATAAGAATTTCAGGGTAGCAATATGCTGTAATGCAAGAGTCTGACAGCACCAAAAAAACAGCTACAGTCTGAAAGTGAACGATTTGGTAAGTTCGAAGTGAGTCGTATGCTGATTGTAAAGTTCCTAGACAAAAAGTAAACACAAAAATTGAGGATCCAAGAGTAAACTGTTTTCACTCGATTTATGTCCACAGTTTACTATGGGTCGAAGTCTCAAAGACGAGATAATGCATGGACTCCAGGAGAAGCGGAGAAAAGATATTCGGACAGAAAAAAACGCTTCGGCCCGTCctgtcgctccccgcgggcgacgggcggGCGATTTTCCAAACCCTAACCCCACCCCTCCTCCCCGctcccccccgccgccgccgctggcgtcagccgccgggcaaagcccgggcggtgccggcggcggtgggccCCTGGATCTGGCTCGTGTGGAGGTGGCGCGGGGCCTCTCCCTCGGGCGGCGGAGATCCACAACGAGGGATCGACGGCTCCTCGCGCGGCGGGCCGGCGCGCCGCGCCGAGGCGATTCCTCGAGGTCgaggcggcggagctcggcggcgCGGTCGCCTTCCTCGCGGGTGACGGCTGCGACGACGCATCTTCTACGGGACGCTGAGGCGGCGGCCTCAGGGTGAGGCGCCACTGGCTTGGCGGCGAGCAGTGCGCGTGGATGCGGCCCAGCACCCTCGGCCGTGCGGACGGCGAGGTGTTGCCGGGCGCTGGTCGTGGCGTGGCGGCGGTTTCGCGAACGCCGACGCCAGATCTGAAGGCCGTCATCCCCACTTTGTCCGAGGTCCACCCTGCATCTCCGGTTCTGTCCATGGCGACCCTCGTTCGCCGGATCTCTGGCCGGGTTAGGTGCTGGTTCTTGGTTTCTGAGAGAGGGAGAAATCCCTGGTCAGCCTCGCTGGTCCGACGGTGACGACGCCTGGGGGCGCCGTGCATCCTTCTTGAGGTACCGTCCTTTctctcctcccctccccctcccccttcgTCTCCCGGGTGAAAACCCCAATTTTGTTtggggcggtggcggcgctggTAGCGTCgtgaccttcttgaaggcgccgccttGGGTTCGATGGGGCGGTGGGTGCGGCTTTGTGTTGACTGGTGGTGGTTGCGGCGGCAGTGTGGCTCGCGGTGTACCTTGGTGCGCTCATAGTCCTCTGCAACTTCTTCTTCAACGATCAGACCCGTGGCTTCGGTTCGGCGTGAGTGGATCCTTGGAGGGCGGCAATGGCGTCTCAAGGGGAGCTCGGTGCAATGTGTAGCTCGTCTCTGTCTTGTCCAATTGGTAGTCTGGTTCCTGGACGGTTCTCTGCTCAGGGTGAGCTTTTCCAATGACGGCGGTGCGGCGCCCTTTGAGCCGGGGCGAGGGGGCAGGGGTCCCTCTCCGGTCATGGAAGAGAACGCCCAGGCGATGGCTTGCTCCTCCTGGTGCAGGCATAGACGGCCACTCTGTTGACGACGCTTCTTCTTCGAGCACTCCCTTCAACGCCCCCTGGTGCTTCGCTCTCGTTTGAAGGGCATCGAGGACTCCAGCTACTTTCCTTGTGTTTATCCTTTGTTTTGCTGTTGTCTGTGTTGCTTGTAAGCTGGTTCTCTACATCTTGTAACTAACCTGGCCGtatgggctttattaatttaaggcCGGGCACATTGTGCCTTCTGTTTAAAAGAAGCGGGAAAAACCCTATATATATCCTTCATGACGCGGGGGTGGTGACTTGGTTCGCGACCCGTTAGCCAGCAACAAAGCTCCATAGAGGTTCTACAGTTTTGGGGTTTTCGCCGTTTTGCGAACACTAGAAGGCTTTCTGGTTTTCTTGCTGGTTATCGATGGTTCATCGTTTTGTTGGTTTTCTTATGTgtccttttttttcttgtttcttttctgtttctgtttattttttactGAAAAATCTAAACATGTGAATACATACTAACTTTTTACtagaattttaaaattttaatcttTAAAATATGAATAATTATATATTTGaatatctgattttttttttcaaatctgaaTGTTTTTCAATCTGAAATTTACTTTTGCTTAAAAACATACTACCTCcgacccaaggaataaggcgcacgcgtatttcaagacgaactttgaccataaaaattgagcaacaaaatcttagttatattatatgtaattagtattgttgaattcgtattgaaaagcactttctaatgatattaatttcatacaaataatcattatatatttaaagtaatacttagtcaaacaaaaaacacgtaaaacgagggcgccttattccttaaatCGGAGGTAGTAAAGTCTTTCGAACCTGATTTTCTAAAGCCAAAATTTAAGCACATAAAGTTagaaatagcaaaaaaaaaaaaaaactagagaaGAAGCTGCTACCTAAGTCGACCGAAGAGGAGGGCGGACAGAGATGCGGAGTGACCATCCGTCCGTGACGGGTGGAAAATATCGCTTTCCATATAAACAGACCAGCTCGGGCGTACCGCTCATCGCACAACCCCAAATGCGGTACGGGCCAGTAATGGCTATTTTCTTTTCAATCATGtttcttttttcccttttctatttcagtttcttttctgtttccttttcttcaagattaaaaaatattcaaatttgaaaattgtctagattttaaaaaaattcaaaatcaaAAATGTGTATATTAAAAATGTGTAGACTAAAAattgaaatttttaaaaataatgttCAATCTCCAAAAAATTCTAGttagaaaaatgttcaaaatttaaaagtaGCAAGATTTCAAAATATATGATTTTTTgagaaaatattatttttttaagaaaaatgCATTTTAGAAATGTTCAGATTCTAAAAGTATTAGGCTTAAAAGTAATCAGTTTTTGTAcctaaaaggaaaaaaacaacaaCGAAAGAAGTAAAAAAGGCAAGTAAAGAAAAAGGTTAAAGCACCGTGGGCCAACCCAAAACACACCCGCCTAGTGGTGCGCGGCATGGCAGAAGTGTCACCCACATCGACCTTCCCAGAAATAAGGCGAATCATATATGCCGCATCCCGCGTGCCGCACACCCTTGCGCACGGTATGGGCCGTCCCAATTAGGCGCTACATATTTCTTAGTTGACATATTTTTTATTCATGTTTATTCTTTTTTATCTCTTTTTATACCTTTTTCTTTTTAGATTCAAAAATATTAAGACTTAAAAATGTGTTTCAGTttataatttttcatatttaaagTTTGTTCACATTTTAAATTTTTAGAAACTTAAAAGATGTTCAATctaaaaaaaattgttcaaattggaaaaaaaagaGTTCATTTTCAAAAATAACAATTAATATAAAAAACTTCAAActttgaaaaaataaaatgaaatgtaCAGATattcaaaacttctactatttatAAAATATTCAGATATTCAAAAAGAAACTAAAATGGAAAAAATAGAAattgttcaatttttttaaaattagatttttaactttgttcaaatttaaaaatattcaatatTGAAAATGTTTAGATTGGAAAATTATTTTTAGTTTCTAAAATATGTTTTTCTTGGAACTAGCTTTttttcaaaaagaaagaaaaaccatATTAGCTGATGGTGTTGGGTGACCGCCCAGCTAGCGATAAATATATTTTGCCTAATAAGGTTTGGGAGGCCGCGCCTATACCCCGCTTATTAGTGTTCCCTTGTACCGAAAGCATGTACGGTAATTTGagatgggcttggcccattttgTATTATGTACGCACTGAAGAACGTAAGCACGCATGTATGTCCGTGTTCCATACTTTTCCACAGCAACGAATGGGAATAGTTGAAcaataattcaaattcaaaatttgcttagatttaaaGTTTACTAAAATATGAAATTTGCTCAGATTCAAAATTTACTTACATTTGAAATTTTCTTAGATtcaaaatttgctcaaatttgaaatgtccttactttgaaatttgcttgaaTTTAAAATTTGGTTACCTTTAAAATTCGCTCAAACTTAAAATTAGCTTGCTTTtaaatttgctcgaatttaaaaaatttaaagtTGAAACTTTTGTTTAGAAAAGTTTAGTTTTTTCAAAAAAGATAaatgaaaaaacagaaaaacaaaaaaccgATAGAAAAATAGAAAGAAAGAGGACAAAAGAAAAAGCCTGAACCAGAAAGTTCTAGACACTTCCTAAGACCGCAAAAACCAAGACACACGGTCAATGTGCCACGGACCAGCTAAGTTTCCCTAGCGTCCGGAGCATATTTTCCCCGCACTACAGCGATGAATAGGTTTTGGGGAGGTTTTATCCGTTGACTAGGTCGGTGCGGACGGACAACCGCACACCCACGCTAggtatgttgggccggcccagcttgttttcctttttttttctttctcatgtTCTATTTCATTTTTTCTCTATTTTGAATCCGAAggagtttcaaatttgaacaaacttCAAAATCGAACGAATCTCGAATATgcacaaatttcgaatttgaacaattttaaatttgaaaaattccAAATTTGCATAGTTTTcgactttgaacatttttcaaaatctgactatttttcaaatttgattttctttttcgaatttgaaccattttctaacttgaacattttttccaaaattcatttttctgaaatttaatcATTTAAAATCTGCAtactttttaaaatatttttctaAACTATACAGATTTTCGAAATTCAACATTCTAAATTGAATcttaaaagaaaacagaaaaaagaagcaaaaaaaaaacagaaaacagaaacagaaaaagagaagaaaaaaaactgGCCAGCGCCTAACTACGTCGGCCCGTACAGCTCGTGGGGTGTGCGGGGGCACGATACGCGCCGCCCTGGTCGGTGGATAGGTAACGCCTAGGTTATGTCGGTTTGGGAGAAATCATTTGCTGCTTCGTGGGTAATATTTGGATCGCATTAGGGCTGGCTCAATATTGTTCGACAGCCCTCAAAAGAAGGACCACTGCGAGCTGCATGGATTGGGCCTTGAAACAGGCCTGCATAAGAAGGAAACAGGTTCGCATTTCGCACTTCGTGTGTCAAAAAGTTTAAGTGGGCCAGGCCAGGGTGTATACAGATTCGGTGCACCTCAATGTGGTTTTTACGGGCTAGTGTTGGCCCTGGGCCATTCTTTGAAGCAAACACGTACGGTTGTTTGTCTAAAAAAAGCCTGTAACACGGATGTTGCTCGACTCCAACGGTCAAGAAGATCACGTtggcagttcaaaaaaaaaatccagttgGTGAGATGTCAAAACAAAAATCCCACTGGTGATTTGTGGCTGACAAACCTTGAGAGATATTCATTCACCACACGGCCAAATAATTTTACTTACGAGTGCGCTTAAGGCCACTACAAATATATGGTCTCCTGCTGGAACCTAACCATcggtaaaattaacaagctcacggtaAACATTTTTCATTTCCCTTCCGAGCTATGGCTGGCAAGTAAGTTATGTCAGCCGGCTAGGGTAACATTTATGTCAGTTTTCCTTATTTTGATGTCGGTATTTGTCCTACGTCGATCCTCACATTTACATGTCGGTTTGTTAGCTTTCCTTATTTTTCTTGTCGGTATTTGTCCCATATGGGATATCATTCGCGTTCTCCAAACCAATTTATGGTTTGTCTGCATCAAGTAGTTGGTAATTGTCCACCCACAAAGATTCCCTCCTTTTTTTCGGTCCTCTAGAATGATTTTGAAAGCTTTCTCAAAGTGATGGGCGGAGCAAGCTCACGACACCGTAGCCAAATACAACCTACAGCGGCGCTCTGTATAAGTATATACTACGACAGGTGGTTGCCGGACCGTGCCCTATGATCCATCAGCCATGGCCTCCTGATTCACTAAAGCTAATAAGCTATATGGAGCAATCTATAACAGCGGGTGCATCGCATAAGCCTTGCATAATCTTCGAGAATGGGCTAGCTCCGCCAGCATTACGATTTTTATGACCTCATTGATATAAAGGAATACTGCATAAAAACATAAGAGTAGGAAAAGAATTGGTGACATTTCATccgtttgattcaaaggattggaGTATGAAAATGTACAACACTTTCAATATGGTTGAGATCTCATCGGGGAAAAGTAATTTTTAGAATGCACCCAATCTTGTCTTTTATATTCATATGCATAAAACATTGATATATTGCAAACATCATGTGGTAGAGCAACATGTTAGGAAAAATAAAGCAAAGGCTCCACCAACACAATGAGTAGGACATGTCATACAAGATAAAAACATAGTTTTACCCATACAACTATCTAGTTTGTCATTGCAAATCAAATCCCATTAATATGTTTTTCCTATTCAATGCTTTACTAATCATAGGAAGGAAACAGGTTCGCATTTCGCACTTCGTGTGTCAAAAAATTTAAGTGGGCCAGGCCAGGGCCTATCCAGATTCGGTGCACCTCAATGTGGTTTTTACGGGCTAGTGTTGGCCCTGGGCCATTCCTTGAAGCAAACACGTACGGTTGTTTGTCTACAAAAAGCCTGTAACACGGATGTTGCTCGTCTCCAACGGTCAAGAAGATCACGTTGGCagttcaaaaaacaaaaaaggattaAGTTGGTGAGATGTCAAAACAAAAATCCCATTGGTGATTTGTGGCTGACAAACCTTGAGAGATATTCATTCACCACACGGCCAAATAATTTTACTTACGAGTGCGCTTAAGGCCACTACAAATATATGGTCTCCTGCTGGAAGCTAACCATCGGTAAAATTAATAAGCTCGCGGTAAACATTTTTCATTTCCCTTCCGAGGTATGGCTGGCAAGTAAGTTATGTCAGCCGACTAGGGTAACATTTATGTCAGTTTTCCTTATTTTGATGTTGGTATTTGTCCTACGTCGATCCTCACATTTACATGTTGGTACTTTATAGAACTACTTGAGACAGGACGGTCTAATTTTACTGTATCCTTCCTTCGTGATTTAGCAGCGGGTAAGGAGTTTGCATGGTTCTGTTTACCGCCGCATGGTAGGTCAGGGGGAATTCTAGTCGGAATCAACACTACTACTTTGGTAGTTAATAGACTAGATAGCGGAGACTACTGTGTTAAGTTATCTATTACATCAAAAATTGATGGCTTCCAGTGGTTGCTTGTGTCGGTGTATGGGGGGGGCACAAGATAAGAATAAACATGAATTCCTCGCAGAATTGGTTAGGACATGTGAGGCTGAAACGATACCTATGTTGTTGGCGGGAGACTTCAATATTTTGAGAAAGCCTGAGGATAAAAGTAATGataattttaatcctcgctggccttttATTTTTAATGCGATCATTGAGAACCTAAATTTAAGAGAAATCGCTATGTCAGGACGATAATTTACGTGGGCAAGCAGAAGAGAAACTCCAACCTTTAAAAAATTAGATAGGGTGCTTGCGAGTGTTgagtgggaacaaaaattccctCTGGTCCGGGCTTTGACTCGCTCCGGGTCTGACAATACTCCGCTTTTGATTGATGCGGGGATTCAGACACACATAGGTAATAAGGCGCGCTTTGCTTTTGAGTTGGCTTGGCTAGAACAAGCGATGGGTTCTATGAATTAGTAGCGGCTGAATGGGCGGCCGGCCCTGTTGGAAATTCTCCGATTCAAACTTGGCAAAATAAGATTAGGCATTTGCGCCGATTCTTACGTGGTTGGGCTAAAAGTTTAAGTGGGAAATATAAGAGGGAAAAGGAAAGATTATTGAATATCATTGATTTTTTGGACATAAAGGCGGAAACCATTCCGTTATTACCTATAGAGCGAAATGAATTGAAATTGGCTAATGAAAAATTAAACAAGCTTCGAAGAGAAGAAGAGATTAAGTGGGCGCAGAGGGCTAAAGTTAAATTTATTCAGGAAGGAGGGGACAATACTAAATATTTTCATCTTATAGCTAATGGTAAATATAGGAAGAAGAAAATTTATCAACTGGAACAAGAAGAAGGTACCATTGTTGGGGATGATAATCTAAGGGTATATATTTCGGAGTACTATAAAAAAATATTTGGGAATCCAGAACCTAGTACTGTCTCTTTGGGTGAGGGGAGAACCGAGGATATTCCGCAATTGTCCGCGGAGGAAAATA contains the following coding sequences:
- the LOC124685284 gene encoding ethylene-responsive transcription factor RAP2-13-like, with amino-acid sequence MAAIDLYNTRNQFSSSSSSSSSDQELMKALEPFIKSASSPTTSTSASSPFSYYNSSPSLPQESYYFPAASSSPSYSYTTLQAPFASSATTTTSFSQLPPLPPVSQYNTSSAATYPSSSDMVGLTSLGQEQIHQIQAQLFFQHQQQQRGLSLSASLLGPRAQPMKQAGTPSTAAGTHYRGVRQRHWGKWVAEIRLPKNRTRLWLGTFDTAQDAALAYDKAAFRLRGDAARLNFPNLRRGGAHLAGPLHSSVDAKLDSICNNIAAAPSKPSSTKTAAAPDSPKHSTSTSSTEGDGSVFSAGSTPLPPPSQQPAAPPLPEMANLDFSEAPWDESDAFHHLHKCPSWEIDWDAILS